Proteins encoded within one genomic window of Alteribacter populi:
- the recD2 gene encoding SF1B family DNA helicase RecD2: protein MTESIAQNANFAKGELLHLIYHNEESLYTVAKIKVHETSLDLSDRELTVVGILPKLDYDVAYLFHGEMKDHPRFGKQFKAEQFRKEIPHTKQGIIHYLSSDRFPGVGHKTAEKIVETLGEQALSAILEDKSSLERVEGLKKEKADKIYATLMEEQGVEQVLLTLYEYGFGLQLAMKVYQTYKLDAMRIIEENPYKMIEDVDGIGFAKADAIGQKRGLTGNHPDRVKAAIIYVLTEQSMNEGHVFARVKDVLLAAQRLLSDRELIQETDIANCLVELGEEGKVMVEEERMYLPTLYFAEKGIVSNLHRLVTREKSVEDFPESEFLKALGNVEEKLGIEYAPSQKEAIQTALSSPVTILTGGPGTGKTTVINGLVEVYGQLKGLSVDPDDYKKDDTFPVILAAPTGRAAKRMSESTGLPASTIHRLLGFKGSQDDFEYGEHHQLEGHLIILDEMSMVDTWLANQLFKAIPDEMQVLFVGDEDQLPSVGPGQVLSDILKSEILPSAQLTAIFRQAEGSSIITFSHEIKEGKELHAIDPKSSDLRFIPCNQLQVTDAVQQICKKAIDKGFTAKDIQVLAPMYRGGAGVTALNQMLQELFNPSKEQKREVLFGDVAYRHGDVVLQLVNNPEENVYNGDRGEIVAIFTPKETEQNETMIVISFDGIEVGYSKSDLSQITHAYCCSIHKSQGSEFPIVVMPVVRSYSRMLRKNLIYTGVTRAKNFLLLCGDWSALEVAVHRTEDINRNTTLREKLKETFLEGKHQHEKSGATKD from the coding sequence ATGACCGAATCAATAGCGCAGAATGCTAATTTTGCAAAAGGGGAACTACTCCACCTGATTTATCATAATGAGGAGAGTTTATATACAGTTGCAAAAATCAAAGTTCATGAAACGAGTTTAGACCTTTCCGATCGGGAATTAACGGTGGTTGGAATATTACCAAAACTTGATTACGACGTGGCTTATCTTTTTCATGGAGAAATGAAGGACCATCCCCGCTTCGGGAAACAATTTAAAGCAGAACAATTTAGAAAAGAAATTCCTCATACAAAACAAGGAATCATTCATTATTTATCGAGTGACCGTTTTCCTGGCGTCGGCCATAAAACAGCTGAAAAAATAGTTGAAACCCTTGGTGAGCAGGCTTTATCTGCGATCCTAGAGGATAAATCATCCTTGGAAAGAGTGGAAGGTTTAAAAAAGGAGAAAGCTGATAAAATTTACGCTACACTTATGGAAGAACAAGGTGTAGAGCAAGTGCTGCTGACCCTTTATGAGTACGGTTTCGGGTTACAATTGGCGATGAAAGTGTATCAAACCTATAAGCTGGATGCGATGAGAATCATTGAAGAAAATCCTTATAAAATGATTGAAGATGTGGATGGGATCGGTTTTGCAAAAGCAGATGCGATTGGCCAAAAACGCGGTCTTACGGGTAATCATCCTGACCGTGTCAAAGCTGCAATCATTTATGTTTTAACGGAACAGTCAATGAATGAAGGACACGTATTCGCTCGTGTAAAAGATGTCCTGTTAGCAGCTCAAAGACTCCTTAGTGACCGCGAACTTATCCAGGAAACTGATATTGCCAACTGTCTCGTTGAACTAGGGGAAGAAGGCAAAGTGATGGTAGAGGAAGAGCGGATGTATTTGCCGACACTGTATTTTGCTGAAAAAGGTATTGTTTCAAACCTTCACCGTTTAGTCACTCGAGAAAAATCAGTAGAGGATTTTCCAGAATCGGAATTTTTAAAAGCGCTTGGAAACGTGGAGGAAAAGTTAGGGATAGAATATGCACCTTCCCAAAAAGAAGCGATTCAAACTGCTCTTTCTTCTCCGGTGACGATTTTAACTGGTGGGCCTGGAACAGGGAAAACGACCGTTATTAATGGTCTTGTTGAAGTGTATGGTCAGCTTAAGGGGCTTTCTGTAGACCCAGACGATTATAAAAAAGATGATACGTTTCCAGTTATTCTTGCAGCTCCCACGGGACGAGCGGCTAAACGGATGAGTGAGTCAACAGGACTTCCGGCATCCACAATTCACCGTCTTTTAGGTTTTAAAGGGTCTCAGGATGATTTTGAATACGGTGAGCATCATCAGCTGGAAGGTCATTTGATCATTTTAGACGAGATGTCCATGGTGGACACCTGGCTTGCGAATCAATTATTCAAAGCTATACCAGATGAGATGCAAGTTTTATTTGTAGGAGATGAAGATCAGCTTCCTTCTGTTGGACCAGGACAGGTCCTTAGTGACATCCTTAAATCAGAAATTCTCCCTTCTGCTCAGCTTACAGCTATTTTCAGGCAGGCGGAAGGGTCGAGCATCATTACGTTTTCCCACGAAATAAAAGAAGGAAAAGAGCTTCACGCTATCGATCCTAAGAGCAGTGATTTAAGATTCATTCCATGTAATCAGCTTCAAGTGACAGATGCTGTTCAGCAAATTTGTAAAAAGGCTATCGACAAGGGATTTACAGCAAAGGATATACAAGTGCTAGCTCCAATGTATCGTGGTGGCGCTGGGGTAACTGCACTAAACCAAATGCTTCAAGAGTTGTTCAACCCATCAAAAGAACAAAAACGGGAAGTATTATTTGGAGATGTGGCATACCGACATGGAGACGTTGTTTTACAACTTGTCAATAACCCAGAAGAAAATGTTTATAATGGTGACCGGGGTGAAATCGTTGCGATTTTTACACCGAAAGAGACAGAACAAAATGAAACGATGATTGTTATTTCTTTTGACGGAATTGAAGTGGGCTATTCAAAGTCAGACCTATCACAAATCACCCATGCTTACTGCTGCTCAATTCATAAGTCCCAGGGGAGTGAATTTCCAATTGTCGTCATGCCCGTGGTTAGAAGTTATTCAAGAATGCTTAGAAAAAATTTAATTTACACAGGTGTTACCAGGGCAAAAAACTTTTTGTTATTGTGTGGAGATTGGAGCGCATTGGAGGTTGCCGTCCATAGAACAGAAGACATCAATCGTAATACAACACTTAGGGAAAAACTGAAAGAGACATTTTTGGAAGGGAAACACCAGCATGAGAAGTCAGGTGCGACCAAAGACTAA
- a CDS encoding PRC-barrel domain-containing protein — translation MRTFQKVKGAPVFLLSNDENVGTVSDIFVGDNGKVAGYWVANRKWWNRQKFLPLSAVKQQELSNIYVNSKTDLTEVPHSLYRFHEGKNHLFGKPLFSEDGAVKGLVEDVYFLDEMGTIVGYEVTDGFISDFTEGKHVVKTDAPLRVEKSQLVLRTHS, via the coding sequence TTGAGGACATTTCAAAAGGTCAAGGGAGCGCCTGTTTTTTTGCTTTCAAATGATGAAAATGTTGGAACAGTCAGCGATATTTTTGTAGGCGATAATGGGAAGGTCGCAGGATATTGGGTAGCGAATCGTAAATGGTGGAATCGGCAAAAATTTCTGCCGTTATCTGCAGTTAAGCAACAGGAGCTTTCCAATATTTATGTGAACAGTAAAACGGATTTAACTGAAGTACCACATTCTCTTTACCGTTTTCATGAGGGGAAAAATCATTTATTCGGCAAGCCATTATTTTCTGAAGACGGGGCAGTAAAGGGGCTTGTGGAAGATGTATACTTTCTCGATGAAATGGGCACGATTGTAGGGTATGAAGTGACCGATGGTTTTATCTCTGACTTTACAGAGGGAAAGCATGTCGTAAAGACAGATGCTCCTCTAAGGGTAGAGAAGAGCCAATTGGTACTACGGACCCACAGTTAG
- a CDS encoding DUF3918 family protein produces the protein MLSLVAIGAGAAAYAMTRDRRSRRRWKKRLDNANFLEEFALDDVIPNMREINRYRKRMMRTIT, from the coding sequence ATGTTATCTTTAGTGGCAATTGGTGCTGGAGCTGCAGCTTATGCTATGACGAGGGATAGAAGGAGCCGTAGACGATGGAAAAAGCGTCTAGATAACGCAAATTTTCTAGAAGAATTTGCGTTGGATGACGTCATCCCAAATATGCGGGAAATAAATCGTTATCGGAAACGAATGATGAGAACCATAACGTAA
- a CDS encoding AI-2E family transporter — protein MKDQLVHRFIQLGILFLGLLIVALVYSMFAELAGLWVKFGRILLPFFIAIFITYLLHPAVDWLDRKGICRPYSILLIFGLFLAGFSLVILKATPYLIEEGKDFIEQLPMIADTYRGWMGTFHAQTEWLPDSFQAKVDMWLERGEAYIADAFIRLVEFLKTILDLIFLVIAIPFIVFYLLKDINLINKVVWYFTPSRWRSGGRLLLSEVDESLGNYIRGQIIVCVAIGIFAFIGFWLIELPYASLIAVFFGVTNVIPYFGPIVGSIPVLLIALTEGTNVFVLALSIIFILQFLEGNIFAPLIVGKSLHMHPVLIIFALVVGGELAGIIGLIFAVPLLAILKVFIIHFRKLIRDKKAVIER, from the coding sequence ATGAAAGACCAGCTCGTCCATCGTTTTATTCAACTGGGTATATTGTTTTTAGGACTACTGATCGTGGCATTGGTATACAGTATGTTTGCTGAATTAGCTGGACTTTGGGTTAAGTTTGGGCGCATCCTACTTCCGTTTTTCATTGCCATCTTTATTACTTATTTGTTACATCCAGCTGTTGATTGGCTTGATCGTAAAGGGATCTGCCGCCCTTATTCGATTTTGCTTATTTTTGGTTTGTTTTTAGCTGGATTCTCCTTAGTTATTTTGAAGGCAACCCCCTATCTAATCGAAGAAGGCAAGGATTTTATTGAGCAACTTCCAATGATTGCTGATACATATAGGGGGTGGATGGGAACCTTTCACGCGCAAACAGAATGGTTACCAGATAGTTTTCAGGCAAAGGTAGATATGTGGCTAGAAAGAGGCGAAGCTTATATAGCCGATGCTTTTATACGCCTAGTAGAATTTCTAAAAACAATATTAGATTTGATATTTTTAGTCATCGCAATTCCTTTTATCGTTTTCTACTTACTTAAAGACATAAATCTCATCAATAAAGTGGTATGGTATTTTACCCCTTCTAGGTGGCGTAGTGGAGGGCGTCTGCTTCTTTCGGAAGTAGACGAATCACTTGGAAACTATATTCGTGGGCAGATAATAGTATGTGTTGCTATTGGGATTTTTGCATTTATCGGCTTTTGGCTAATAGAGCTGCCATATGCTTCGCTTATTGCTGTATTTTTTGGGGTCACTAACGTCATCCCGTACTTTGGGCCAATTGTTGGTAGTATCCCCGTACTCCTCATTGCACTTACAGAAGGTACGAATGTATTCGTTCTCGCTTTGTCGATTATTTTTATTTTGCAATTCCTAGAAGGGAATATTTTTGCACCGTTGATTGTCGGAAAATCTCTTCACATGCACCCGGTATTAATCATCTTCGCATTAGTAGTTGGTGGGGAATTGGCAGGTATAATCGGACTTATATTCGCTGTCCCATTATTGGCTATCCTAAAAGTTTTTATTATCCACTTTAGAAAGCTTATCAGAGATAAAAAAGCGGTAATCGAAAGGTAG
- the alaS gene encoding alanine--tRNA ligase — translation MKKLTSAQVRQMYLDFFKEKEHDVEPSASLVPHEDPSLLWINSGVATLKKYFDGRVIPKNPRIVNAQKSIRTNDIENVGKTARHHTFFEMLGNFSIGDYFKKEAIHWGWEFLTDEKWIGFDPEKLAVTIYPDDDEAFQIWHKEVGLPEERIIRLEENFWDIGEGPCGPNTEIFYDRGEDYGNDPNDPELFPGGENERYLEIWNLVFSQFNHNSDGSYTPLPKKNIDTGMGLERMVSVIQDARTNYDTDLFLPIIGATEEFANHSYGKSAEGDTAFKVVADHIRTVTFAVSDGALPSNEGRGYVLRRLLRRAVRFAKQIGIERPFMFELVPVVGEVMAPFYPEVKEKAEFIQKVVKNEEERFHETLNDGLTMLNKLMKSAKENGVVEISGEDVFRLYDTYGFPVDLTEEYVIDAGFSIDKAGFETEMKKQRERARAARQESGSMQTQDEILGNIKEPSEFVGYDLMEIPAVVKAIVKDKQLVEQVEAGEQAQVIVDRTPFYAESGGQIADSGTMATDGVTVKVLDVQKAPNGQNLHTVEIEKGTLRLNMGLSAKVDPKNRIGVVKNHTATHLLHQALKDVLGEHVNQAGSLVEEGRLRFDFSHFGQIHEGELTKIEEVVNEQVWKAIPVHTMYKSLSEAKEMGAMALFGEKYGDEVRIVQIGEYSLELCGGCHVNNSAEIGLFKIVSEAGIGAGVRRIEAVTGQNAYKHLNGQVDLLKVTAGKLKTTIQEVPQRVEQLQKQLKEKQKENESLSAKLGNMEAGSVMDAVEEVEGVKVLSTIVNAPDMNRLRQMADSLKDKLGSGILVVGTSQGEKVNIVASVSEDLIQDGYHAGNIVKEVATRCGGGGGGRPDMAQAGGKDPSKLEEALRAVPELVKRNS, via the coding sequence ATGAAAAAACTAACATCAGCACAAGTAAGGCAAATGTATTTGGATTTCTTTAAAGAAAAAGAACATGATGTCGAGCCAAGCGCTTCGCTAGTTCCCCATGAAGATCCATCACTTTTATGGATTAACAGTGGGGTCGCTACATTAAAAAAATATTTTGATGGCCGTGTGATCCCAAAGAATCCGAGAATTGTAAATGCACAAAAATCAATTCGTACAAATGATATTGAAAATGTTGGGAAGACAGCTCGTCACCATACGTTTTTCGAAATGCTTGGAAATTTTTCGATCGGAGACTATTTTAAAAAAGAAGCCATTCATTGGGGATGGGAATTTTTAACTGATGAAAAGTGGATTGGATTTGACCCGGAGAAGCTAGCTGTCACGATCTATCCCGATGATGATGAAGCTTTCCAAATTTGGCACAAAGAGGTCGGTCTACCTGAAGAGCGTATCATCCGTTTGGAAGAAAACTTCTGGGATATCGGTGAAGGCCCATGCGGACCGAATACTGAAATTTTCTACGACCGTGGTGAGGACTACGGAAACGACCCGAATGATCCTGAACTTTTCCCAGGTGGTGAAAATGAACGTTACTTAGAAATCTGGAATCTTGTGTTTTCTCAGTTCAATCATAATTCTGATGGTAGCTACACACCGCTACCCAAGAAAAACATTGATACTGGCATGGGATTGGAGCGCATGGTAAGCGTCATTCAAGATGCGCGCACAAACTACGATACAGACTTGTTTTTGCCAATTATCGGGGCGACAGAAGAATTTGCGAACCATTCATATGGAAAATCAGCTGAAGGAGATACAGCCTTTAAAGTGGTTGCAGATCATATCCGTACTGTAACATTTGCTGTATCAGATGGTGCACTACCTTCCAATGAAGGAAGAGGATACGTACTCCGTCGATTACTTCGTCGCGCCGTTCGTTTTGCAAAACAAATTGGCATCGAACGTCCGTTTATGTTCGAACTCGTGCCAGTCGTTGGTGAAGTAATGGCACCTTTCTATCCAGAAGTAAAAGAAAAAGCTGAATTTATCCAAAAAGTCGTTAAGAATGAAGAAGAAAGGTTCCATGAAACGCTTAATGACGGCCTTACAATGCTAAATAAACTAATGAAATCAGCGAAGGAAAATGGCGTTGTTGAAATTTCAGGGGAAGATGTATTCCGACTTTACGATACGTATGGATTCCCAGTAGACCTAACAGAAGAATATGTGATAGATGCTGGCTTTTCAATAGATAAAGCAGGGTTTGAAACGGAGATGAAAAAACAAAGAGAACGAGCTCGTGCGGCAAGACAAGAATCTGGATCGATGCAAACCCAAGATGAGATTCTCGGAAATATTAAAGAACCAAGTGAATTTGTCGGCTATGACTTAATGGAAATTCCTGCAGTAGTAAAAGCTATAGTCAAAGATAAACAGCTCGTTGAACAAGTGGAAGCAGGTGAACAAGCTCAGGTGATCGTGGACCGGACGCCTTTTTATGCTGAAAGTGGTGGGCAAATCGCGGACAGCGGAACTATGGCAACGGATGGGGTTACCGTTAAGGTGCTCGATGTACAAAAAGCGCCGAATGGCCAAAATCTTCATACTGTTGAAATTGAAAAGGGTACGTTGAGGCTTAACATGGGGCTATCAGCAAAAGTTGATCCTAAAAACCGAATAGGTGTCGTGAAAAACCATACGGCCACACACCTTTTACACCAAGCGTTAAAAGATGTCCTAGGTGAGCATGTAAACCAAGCTGGATCTCTTGTAGAAGAAGGTCGACTTCGCTTCGACTTTTCACACTTTGGTCAAATTCATGAAGGAGAATTGACAAAGATTGAAGAAGTTGTCAATGAACAAGTATGGAAAGCGATCCCAGTGCACACGATGTATAAGAGTCTTTCAGAAGCAAAAGAAATGGGTGCTATGGCGCTATTTGGTGAAAAATACGGAGATGAAGTTCGTATCGTTCAAATTGGTGAATACAGCTTAGAGCTTTGTGGAGGTTGCCACGTAAACAACAGTGCTGAAATTGGTTTGTTTAAAATTGTCTCTGAAGCTGGAATTGGAGCAGGTGTCAGACGTATTGAAGCTGTTACGGGACAAAATGCATACAAGCATTTAAATGGTCAAGTAGATCTCTTAAAAGTAACAGCAGGTAAGCTTAAAACAACCATTCAAGAGGTTCCACAACGTGTTGAGCAGCTACAAAAACAGCTCAAAGAAAAGCAAAAAGAAAATGAATCATTATCAGCTAAGTTAGGAAATATGGAAGCAGGAAGTGTCATGGATGCTGTTGAAGAAGTAGAAGGGGTTAAAGTATTGTCTACAATAGTCAATGCACCGGATATGAATCGCTTGCGCCAAATGGCAGATTCTTTGAAAGATAAACTTGGTTCAGGTATTCTCGTAGTGGGGACGAGCCAAGGTGAGAAAGTCAATATTGTCGCTTCCGTTTCGGAAGACCTGATCCAAGATGGCTACCATGCTGGAAACATTGTCAAAGAAGTAGCTACCCGTTGTGGCGGCGGTGGTGGTGGTCGCCCGGATATGGCTCAAGCTGGAGGGAAAGACCCTTCAAAACTAGAAGAAGCTCTTCGTGCTGTTCCAGAGTTAGTAAAAAGAAATTCCTAA
- a CDS encoding IreB family regulatory phosphoprotein, with product MSSMDNTMKFNFHDDSMDADVKEVLFTVYASLEEKGYNPINQIVGYLLSGDPAYIPRHNDARSLIRKIERDELIEELVKSYLSQHNEDKS from the coding sequence ATGAGTTCGATGGATAATACGATGAAGTTTAACTTTCACGATGACTCTATGGATGCAGATGTTAAAGAAGTATTGTTCACAGTTTACGCATCCTTGGAAGAGAAAGGGTATAATCCAATTAACCAAATCGTTGGATACTTGTTATCAGGTGACCCGGCGTATATCCCGCGTCATAACGATGCAAGATCACTCATTCGTAAAATTGAACGGGACGAATTAATTGAAGAATTGGTGAAATCCTATTTATCACAGCACAATGAGGATAAGTCATGA
- the ruvX gene encoding Holliday junction resolvase RuvX, with protein sequence MKSLGLDVGTKTIGVAVSDAFGWTAQGVETIKWQESDEESALARIEHWIAQHEVSTIVVGLPKNMNGTIGERGQACEAFAEKLKERTGLNVTLWDERLSTVAAERVLVSADVSRKKRKGVIDKMAAVMILQGYLDRQQSSVNSLDS encoded by the coding sequence ATGAAATCTTTAGGTTTGGATGTTGGTACGAAAACGATTGGTGTCGCAGTAAGCGATGCGTTTGGCTGGACAGCTCAAGGGGTAGAGACGATCAAATGGCAGGAGAGCGACGAAGAATCAGCCCTTGCCAGAATTGAGCATTGGATCGCCCAACATGAAGTGTCAACGATTGTCGTTGGACTTCCGAAAAACATGAATGGTACTATTGGTGAACGGGGACAAGCTTGTGAAGCGTTCGCTGAGAAATTAAAAGAAAGAACAGGGCTGAATGTTACCTTGTGGGATGAGCGCCTTTCAACTGTAGCAGCTGAACGTGTTCTCGTGTCTGCTGATGTCAGCCGAAAAAAGCGAAAAGGTGTCATTGATAAAATGGCCGCGGTAATGATTTTACAAGGCTATCTTGACCGTCAGCAATCTTCAGTAAATAGTCTGGACTCTTAA
- a CDS encoding DUF1292 domain-containing protein: MSDLRMQRPEDEEQIVIPDENGEEHLFEVLFSFDVDATGNSYIVLAPAGAQEGDEEEIEVHAFKYEEPEGEDIALYPIESEEEWNMVEELLNTFTAEEDEVE, translated from the coding sequence ATGAGCGACTTACGTATGCAAAGACCAGAAGATGAAGAACAAATTGTCATTCCTGATGAAAACGGAGAAGAGCACCTGTTTGAGGTATTATTTAGCTTTGACGTTGATGCAACAGGAAATTCTTATATTGTGTTAGCTCCAGCAGGTGCACAAGAAGGTGACGAAGAAGAAATTGAAGTACACGCTTTCAAATATGAAGAACCAGAAGGCGAAGACATTGCGCTTTATCCGATTGAATCTGAAGAGGAATGGAACATGGTCGAAGAATTATTGAACACGTTCACAGCTGAAGAAGATGAAGTTGAATAA
- the mltG gene encoding endolytic transglycosylase MltG: MSDKKKHHEKDDTELINKLTEKQKEASVVRKIVLVCFFVVVLSVIGVGAGTYFYVMSAIGPVDEDEEEHIEVTIPIGSTSAGIGDILEEEGLISNGTIFRYYVRYKNESGFQAGDYQLSPSMDMDEIILALKDGRVHEDYALSFTIPEGLWLEQIIEEIAKNTDYEYEELMDFVNDEDYLTSLVDEYSILDEEILENDNIRYPLEGYLFPARYDFTEENPEIEEIIDSMLSRTSSILASAEEQVSSSNYTIHELLAIASIIEGESLNDEERRIISGVIYNRLSTNMRLQMDPTIAYAKGEHLSRTMQDDLTVESPYNTYQNPGIPPGPINNPGQESIVAALDPESHDYLYFYHSQDGQSFFTETYAEHQEVLREHRDTE, from the coding sequence TTGTCCGACAAGAAGAAGCATCATGAAAAAGATGACACTGAACTGATCAATAAACTTACAGAGAAACAAAAGGAAGCGAGCGTTGTGCGAAAAATTGTGCTCGTCTGCTTTTTTGTCGTTGTACTATCCGTGATTGGCGTAGGAGCGGGTACATATTTTTACGTAATGAGTGCAATCGGCCCTGTCGATGAAGACGAGGAAGAACACATAGAGGTGACAATTCCAATTGGTTCAACAAGTGCAGGCATTGGTGACATCTTAGAAGAAGAAGGACTAATTAGTAATGGGACGATTTTTCGTTACTACGTACGGTATAAAAATGAGAGTGGTTTCCAGGCAGGGGATTATCAGCTTTCACCCTCAATGGATATGGACGAAATTATTCTAGCTTTAAAAGACGGCCGTGTTCATGAAGATTATGCATTAAGCTTTACCATCCCGGAAGGACTATGGTTAGAGCAAATTATTGAAGAAATCGCGAAAAATACAGATTACGAATACGAAGAGCTTATGGACTTTGTTAATGATGAGGATTATCTAACATCATTGGTGGACGAGTATTCTATATTGGATGAGGAAATTCTTGAAAATGACAATATTCGCTATCCACTAGAGGGATATCTTTTCCCTGCCCGTTACGATTTCACAGAGGAAAATCCAGAAATCGAAGAGATCATTGACTCGATGCTTTCTCGAACGTCAAGTATATTAGCGAGTGCTGAAGAGCAAGTTTCAAGTAGTAATTATACCATTCATGAATTGTTAGCGATCGCTTCGATCATTGAAGGGGAATCATTAAATGACGAAGAGAGACGTATTATTTCAGGCGTTATATACAACCGTCTGTCTACCAACATGAGATTACAAATGGACCCTACGATTGCCTATGCAAAAGGGGAACACCTTTCTCGTACAATGCAAGACGATTTAACGGTAGAGAGCCCGTACAATACGTATCAAAATCCAGGAATTCCACCTGGACCGATTAACAACCCGGGTCAGGAATCCATTGTTGCGGCATTAGATCCTGAAAGTCACGATTACTTATATTTTTATCACTCTCAGGATGGTCAATCCTTCTTTACAGAAACTTACGCAGAGCATCAGGAAGTGTTGCGAGAACACCGCGATACAGAATAA
- a CDS encoding O-methyltransferase codes for MDDHIKVEQYIDSHLSKRNALLTEMEKFAEKDHVPIMEQTGLEAMLQFMSIHFPKRILEIGTAIGYSSLRIIDRLPESQVVTIERDDKRIEQAKAFHKQAGVENQIHIIEGDALSVDEEASALGPFDALFIDAAKGQYERFFELYEPMVRPGGLIFSDNVLFKGFVPGLVKPDKKRIDQMVARLQRYNEARMADPRFQSMIYPIGDGLMVSIKK; via the coding sequence ATGGACGATCACATAAAGGTTGAACAATACATTGACTCACATCTTTCTAAACGAAATGCTCTGCTCACGGAAATGGAAAAATTTGCCGAAAAAGATCACGTTCCGATTATGGAACAAACAGGTCTTGAGGCAATGCTTCAGTTTATGAGTATCCATTTTCCTAAAAGGATATTAGAAATTGGAACAGCCATAGGCTACTCCTCGCTCCGCATCATCGATCGCCTTCCGGAGTCCCAGGTCGTAACCATTGAACGAGACGATAAAAGAATTGAACAAGCGAAAGCATTTCATAAACAGGCAGGTGTAGAGAATCAAATCCACATCATTGAAGGAGATGCGCTGTCTGTAGATGAGGAGGCTTCTGCCTTAGGTCCATTTGATGCTTTGTTCATCGATGCGGCAAAAGGACAATACGAACGATTTTTTGAACTATATGAGCCGATGGTTAGACCTGGTGGGCTCATTTTTTCTGATAACGTTTTGTTTAAAGGTTTCGTTCCAGGACTTGTAAAGCCAGATAAAAAAAGAATTGATCAGATGGTTGCCAGACTGCAGCGGTATAATGAAGCGCGAATGGCGGATCCTCGTTTTCAAAGTATGATCTATCCCATTGGGGATGGACTGATGGTAAGTATAAAGAAGTAG
- a CDS encoding peptidase U32 family protein, with the protein MEKIPELLVTPTEVANVKPLIDVGATALMIGEEKFGLRLAGEFNKEDINETVKIAHENDVKVYVAVNAIFHNDKLPLLPDYLSFLQEVGVDAAVFGDPGVLMIAKESAPNLPLFWNTETTATNWYTANYWGRKGATRAVLAKELNMDAVIEIKENAKLAIEIQVHGMSCMFQSKRTLLGNYMEFQGRDLKVEGKSKDRSLFLHDPEREAKYPIWEDKNGTHIMSPKDMCMIDELDELMDAGIDSFKIDGVLKTSEYLIEVTKLYREAIDLYLKEPDAYGDQKEDFFTRLKKVQPENRGLDTGFFFKETVY; encoded by the coding sequence ATGGAAAAAATACCAGAGCTACTCGTAACGCCCACTGAAGTGGCTAATGTCAAACCACTTATTGATGTTGGCGCGACTGCGTTAATGATTGGGGAGGAAAAATTCGGCTTACGATTAGCCGGAGAATTTAATAAAGAAGATATCAATGAAACGGTAAAGATCGCTCATGAAAACGACGTTAAAGTTTACGTTGCCGTGAATGCCATCTTTCATAATGATAAGTTACCGTTATTACCAGACTATTTAAGCTTTTTACAAGAGGTTGGTGTAGACGCGGCTGTGTTTGGTGATCCGGGTGTTTTGATGATTGCCAAGGAATCAGCACCTAATTTACCCTTGTTTTGGAATACCGAGACTACGGCAACAAACTGGTATACTGCAAATTATTGGGGCAGAAAAGGGGCCACCAGAGCTGTTCTTGCGAAAGAATTAAATATGGACGCTGTCATTGAGATAAAAGAAAATGCAAAATTAGCCATAGAAATTCAAGTTCACGGTATGTCATGTATGTTCCAGTCTAAGAGAACTTTACTAGGGAATTATATGGAATTTCAAGGGAGAGATTTGAAAGTGGAAGGCAAAAGCAAGGATAGAAGCTTATTCCTTCACGACCCTGAACGAGAAGCGAAATACCCGATTTGGGAAGACAAAAACGGTACGCACATAATGAGTCCGAAAGATATGTGTATGATTGACGAGTTAGACGAGTTAATGGATGCGGGGATTGACAGCTTCAAGATTGATGGGGTTTTGAAAACGTCTGAATACCTGATTGAAGTTACAAAGCTTTATCGTGAAGCGATCGACTTGTATTTAAAAGAACCAGATGCGTATGGTGATCAAAAAGAAGATTTCTTTACACGCCTTAAAAAAGTACAGCCGGAAAACCGCGGTTTAGACACCGGATTCTTCTTTAAAGAGACGGTTTATTAA